Proteins from one Anastrepha obliqua isolate idAnaObli1 chromosome 2, idAnaObli1_1.0, whole genome shotgun sequence genomic window:
- the LOC129238533 gene encoding uncharacterized protein LOC129238533, with the protein MKFYVLVLVAVAYLVYVHADACVQCNSASDPKCATEPENYLAKSCSVNTSVCYTRVLNGNTIRGCASELDNATAAACHNELDCLICTFSEGCNRRIFPLSRAQCLQCSDNSTAECAKNVYAKPAVCPIYKLGDKCFIRNDGKNKTESFQRGCLSSAQAKKLCVNESNCFTCEGVGCNFLAANSEQVPLARDGAAFAGFSIALLCAALATLRLA; encoded by the exons atgaaGTTCTACGTGTTGGTATTGGTAGCAGTGGCCTATTTGGTATATGTGCACGCGG ATGCCTGTGTGCAATGTAACTCCGCCAGTGATCCGAAATGCGCTACCGAGCCAGAAAACTATCTGGCCAAATCGTGCAGTGTTAATACATCCGTGTGCTATACCCGAGTGCTTA ATGGCAATACGATTCGTGGTTGTGCTTCTGAATTGGACAACGCCACAGCTGCTGCTTGCCACAATGAATTGGACTGTCTGATTTGCACCTTTTCCGAAGGATGTAATCGTCGCATCTTCCCCTTGAGTCGTGCCCAGTGCCTGCAATGTTCGGACAACTCCACGGCCGAATGCGCCAAAAATGTCTATGCCAAACCCGCTGTATGCCCAATTTACAAGCTCGGCGACAAATGTTTTATTAGAAATGATG GCAAAAACAAAACCGAGTCTTTCCAACGCGGTTGTCTATCCTCCGCTCAGGCTAAGAAGCTCTGCGTAAATGAGTCGAATTGTTTCACTTGTGAAGGTGTCGGTTGCAATTTTCTCGCTGCAAATAGTGAACAGGTTCCGCTGGCTCGTGATGGCGCGGCATTTGCTGGCTTTTCCATTGCACTGCTCTGCGCTGCTTTGGCCACGCTGCGCTTGGCTTAA